GCGTTCGGTTGTCCTTGACCTTTCCCGTGGATTCATTGATAACAATTCACGGAGAAGGAACGAATGCCATCCATAGAAGTCGTATATTATCAAAATGATAATAATGATGTTCCTATGAAAGACTGGTTGGAGTCCCTCAGTCGTCAACCGAAGCATAGGGCCAAGTGCATTGAATGGATTGGACTGCTGCGGGATAACGGACGCGACTTGCGCCGACCCATAGCAGATTATCTGAGAGATGGCGTTTACGAATTACGGCCACGGATTCAGAAAATCCGGTATCGCATGTTATATTTTTTTCATCTGAAAAAGAGGGCTGTAATTACTCATGGAATAACCAAACAGACTGACAAGGTTCCTCCGATAGCTGTAATGATGAAGAAGACGTACGAGAAAGCCCCTGATGAGCACAGTTACAGGGAGATAGATCATGAGTAGCAAAAAGATCGTCACTGATGCATACCAATGGTCGTACGATCGTTATTTAAGGGATGAGCCTGAATTGGCGGAGATTGCTCGAGATATGAGGTCAAAGGCGGAGGAAGCCCGACAGATTTATGATGCTCGTGTTGAACTCCGACTGACCAGGGAAAAACTTGCAAGGCTCTCCGGTCTGACGCCGGCGATTATTGAAGATCTGGAGGAATCCGATTACGAGGGCGACTGGGCCCAAGCAATGGCTCAAGTGAAAAGAGCTCTCCATGGTCTCAAAAAAAGAGGTAATCTGGAATTCAAGAATAAGGGGGGACAGAAGGCTCGCGCCGGTAGATTCACAAAAGCTGAATTACTCTCTCAAATTGCTATCAGAACAAAGGTTTCACCAGAAGCAGTAAATGAGGTTCTGAAGTCGCTGATCGAAGCTATTTTGGAGGGCCTCAAAGAAAAGGGGGAGATAACTATTCCCGCACTGGGGACATTCACAGTCGTCAAGAAACCGGCCCGCATTGACACTAAACCGCAGACAAAAACCGAAATCGAAACACCTGTCAGCAAAACGCCACATTTTAAGGCAGCAAAATCATTTCAAGAAGCAATAAAGAACGCCAAGTGAATCGCCCCGAAACAGGTTCTCGCGATGTCCCAGACATCCCATCGTTCAAGAATCAGTCAAGCAGAACCGAGAATAGTGTTACCAAATTCTAACCGAACCAAATATTCGATCATTGTCTCAAAATGATATAGCTTAGAAGACATTCAAGTTCGGTTAGCAGGAACTTGGGATGACAGTTGCCAAAATTCTTAATGGGGAGAACAAGATGTCGTACTACGATGCAGGAGATCTTCCGAGATTTGGAGAAATTGGAGAAGAAGCACCCGAACTGTCTCGAAAATTCTTTGATTACTATCAGTCGGTGTTCGCCGAAGGTGAGCTTTCCGAAAGAGAAAAGGCTCTTATTGCACTTGCCGTGGCCCATGCTGTTCAGTGTCCGTACTGCATAGACGCGTACACGCAAGCATGTCTGGAAAAGGGTTCGCATATCGGCGAAATGACGGAAGCAGTACACGTTGCTGCGGCAATACGAGGCGGAGCTACTCTGATACACGGGCTACAGATGCGGAAGGTCGCATCGAAACTATCTCTGTAGGATGGTTCTCGATGTCCGACTTACCTCATTTTTCTACTACGCTTGCGCATCACGATCTTGAGCTGAGGCGTGCCGAATTGAGTACGCTCCAGGTCAACATTGGATATTTGTGCAATCAGGAATGTAGACATTGCCATCTCGACGCGGGTCCCACGAGAACTGAAATTATGAATTCGACGACCGTGGACGAGATCGTCGCGTTTGCACAAAGGTATTCTTTTCAGGTAGCCGATATTACGGGAGGAGCTCCGGAATTAAATGCACACCTTCCTGAGTTCATCCTCAGACTTGCCCCCCTGGTGGACCGTCTCATGGTGCGCTGTAATCTCACTGCGCTGCATGATTGCAGCGAAAGATCGTCATTATTGATCGACTCGTTCAAACGTTGCGGAGTCGTCGTCGTAGCTTCGGTTCCATCCTCAAATCGAAGCCAATCTGAATCTCAGCGCGGTCCCGGCACTTTTGAAAGATCCATCCGGATGCTTCAGGGACTGAACAGAATCGGATATGGACAGCCGAGATCGGGCCTGGAACTCAACCTGGTGTGCAATCCTACCGGCGCTTTCTTGCCTCCTCCGGAAGCTCAACAGGAAAAGAAGATTCGAAGAGATCTGCTCCAGAAATGGGGAATTGTGTTCAACAACCTGTTTGTCTTTGCGAACGCCCCATTGGGAAGATTTCGGGAGTGGCTCGTGAGTTCCGGCAATCTGGACAGTTATCTGCGTAAACTCGTGTCCGCTTTCAACCCATGCACCGTATCGGGGTTGATGTGTCGGAGCCTGATCTCGGTTGCATGGGACGGATACGTGTACGATTGTGATTTCAACCTGGCAAGAGGAATACCTGCAGGAAATAGCAGAATCCATGTTTCCGAACTTGCCGCCCCCCCTCCCCCGGGCTCATCCATTGCCGTATCGGACCACTGTTATGCATGCACTGCGGGTGCGGGATTCACCTGAGGAGGATCGATTACCGCTCGAGTTTGAGCGGGCCTCTCCTACTATGAATGGACTGTCCCTCCAGGACTCAAGAATGTGGTATTAATTTCACATCACCGGTAGAAAATTGTCGGCCTTTCATTGGCTGTCAGCCGGTGGTGGCCGTGCCTCCGTGCCGGCCAAAATTGGCTTCATAAAAGCGAATAGGTATTTTAATGCAAAAGCGACCGGAAGAAAAAGCAGTTGTATTGCTGTCCGGAGGACTCGATTCCACAACATGTCTGGCGATTGCTCGGGCGCAGGGTTATCTCACATATGCGCTGAGTTTCTTCTACGACCAGAGGCACGAAATCGAAATGCGTGCGGCAAAGCGAGTGGCTGCAATCATGGGGATTACGCATCACCTGATTCTGCAAATCCCTTTAGGCAAAATAGGCGGATCTGCGCTGACCTCAGACCTGCAGGTTCCAAAAAGCGCGGATATCAGCCACATGCCCCAAGGCATTCCCCTGACCTATGTTCCCGCGCGGAACACCATATTTCTGTCGTTTGCCCTTGCCTGGGCCGAAGTGCTCGAAGCCGAAAACATTTTCATCGGAGTGAATGCTCTCGATTACAGTGGATATCCGGACTGCCGCCCAGAGTACATTGCTGCGTTCGAGACAATGGCCAATCTGGGGACCAAGATGGCAGTGGAAGGGTTTATGCGGTTCCGCATTCATACGCCGCTCATACGGCTTTCCAAAGGAGAAATTATCAAGAAAGGGATAGAACTGGGTGTGGACTATTCGGCGACACACTCCTGTTACGATCCCGACCCGGAAGGCATGGCTTGCGGCCATTGCGATAGTTGTTTGTTGAGAAAGAAAGGGTTTGCGGAGGCAGGGGTACCGGACCCCACAGTGTACGTGGAGTGATCAGAACCATCATTTATCAGCGAGATTAGATATTGATACCGGAAATCTTTATGGATTTTGACAGGCGTTGCATTATTTTGTCCACAGAATTTCCTACGTACAGATTTATGGCAGGTGTCGGAGTATGGAGTGCGGCAAGAAAGGTATCATTCTTACAGTGGAGCAATGCCAGCCTGCCGGTACCGTGGCTGATTGACGTGCCCAGATTTGCAGCAAGCGCCCTTCGTTCGAGATACGCGGACCAGCCATGGTTGGCAATGAATTCAATTGCTTCTTCCCTTTTGGTCTTCTCCGCTCCTTGCTTCTGAGTCGGATCCGGCAGCATTTCCACAGATCCTCTGAACAGAAGTCTGTGGACCTCGAACGCATATTTCTTGCCGTGCAATGCCACCTTGAATTTGGCCCCCCTCATTTCTTCTCTTTTGATCGAGAATAGCTGCAGAGCCCATGAATTATTCTTCTCCGGGTCTGTGATGACAAAGGTGGCAACATTTATCGGTTTGCCTACCGGCTGCACGAGCGGACGCGGTTCGGTCTGATGAATCTCCGGACGCGGTAGTTCAGCAACTGCGGGTTTGTGAGATTTCCACTGCTTGAATTCTTCCTTGCTGAACATTCCTTTTCGGATGAGCATCTTCAGCAATTCCTCAAACTGATGGAGCGTCAGCCCGTATTTGTACAGGAACCCCTTGGTACGCAGACCACCCCGCAGATCCTCGAGAACCTGATGCAAATCTATTGCTTCGTCCTGTTTTTCGATGGTTGCAGTAGTCTCGTCATTCATGTTTTCGTCGTCCGGAGGTTCCATGTGACCGGAAGCCGTCGTTGTGCCAGTTCTCTCACAATTCAGAGTGGTTTTAGGCTGTCGTATGATAGCACAGATCGAATGCAACCGGAACAGCCAAAATGGAAGTCAAGCGTGGTTCCATTAGCCTGCAATCTTCGACAGATCGGGTGGTTGATAATGCTCTCGAGTGAAAGAGCGTTCCAATGTATGTACCTGATCGGCAAAATGCACGACAGCTTCCTGATGCGAAATTGCAAATATCGTCATTCTTTCTTTGAGTTGCTGAAGAGTGAGACAGATGTCTTTTTCAGTAACCGGATCCAATGCGGACGTTACTTCATCGAGAATGAGCAGCCTTGGATTTCTCACAATGGCTCGTGCAATGGCGATTCTCTGGCGCTGACCGCCGGAAAGCTTCATTCCTCGCTCACCTACCGGAGTTTTGGTCCCATCAGGCAATTCGCAAACAAAATCCCATGCGCCTGCAGACTTGAGAGCGGCTGTAACGCCGGACTCGGAAATCTCGGGATTTCCGAGAGTAACATTCATATGAATCGTATCATGAAAAAGAATCGATTCCTGGGGCACATATCCGATCAACGATCTCCAGGCTCGCATATCCACCTCGGAAAGAGACACTCCGTCTGTGAGAATTCTTCCGGAAGAAGGTGGCAACATTCCGGTAATCAGGTCTGCCACAGTGGTTTTTCCCGTTCCTGACGGCCCCATAAGAGCGACAAACGAGTATGCCGGAATACTCAGGGAAAGGTTCTGAATTACGGCTTTTTCCGCATAGGAAAAGCTCAGGTTTTCCAAACGGAGTTCCCGCTCCAGGGAGGGGGTCGTCTTACCAAGATTGGACTCGCTATATCGGTTTGCAGCGTCGATACCCGATCTCAGAGATTTCATGGCGCTTTCCACGCGTACGAGCTCCTGGATTTGTGCCTGAATCCCGTCTATTCTCCCGAGACCTCGCCAAAAAATGAGACCGAGGACCACCATTCCTTCGGCATCGGCATTCCAGTAGACGACCCCCACGTACACTGCCCCGGCCAGGAGCACCGCAATCAGCGGTTCATTGAGCGCAAAACGTCCTTCGGTGCTGAGGATTTCTTTCTCTCGGGCCTGTTTGAGTTGACCGATCTCAGATTCGAGCAAAGGCCTCAGGAGGTGTTCGCATGCCATTGCTTTCAAGGGCTTGAGACATTGCAGCCCCTCAACGAGCCTCGACGAAAGCGAACTGAGCAGACGCGTCTGTTTTCTCCCTGCATCCCGGGTCATGCCAAGGAAGAAACTGAACACAAAAGCTCCCAGTACGCCACATATGGCGACGGAGACACTCAACTGCCAGGAAATCATGAAGCAGATGATTACGTACACCAGAAGCTGAATGCTGTAACCTATAACGAACAACATACGACGATATCCGTATGCAGCCCTTTCCGCCTCAGTGATGATAGCATTCGTTACCGCTCCATCCCGAAGCGAGGAAAAATACTCCCAGCGTGCCTGCATTAATGCCCGAATAAGCGAGAGCCTCAAGTCCGCTTCCACATGTGCGACCGTATAGCCTACCTGTTTGAGCGCAATAAGAACGAGGATCGCTTTTGCAGTCATAGTGACGACCATTACGATCAACAGGCTCCCCAGAGTGGGCTGGAGGTTCACGTAAGAGAAAGCCTCCTGAACGTAGCGCCCTAAGTCTCCGGTCAACGACGGACCTTTTCCGACAGCGAGAGAGATCAACGGTAGAACGGATGCTATCCCCACACCTTCAGCCAGAGCCGCAAACGTGAGGCAAATCGTTGCGACTGCGCTTCGTCCCGGATACGCGATAAATAGGGATCTTAAGATGCCGGATCCACTCTGATTGTCATCCATCAAATTCCGCTCCGTCTGTTTCCTCTTTGCTCGTCGCCTCGGATTATACGATCATGCGGCCTATGCGGGAATCCCGCTGAAGACCAATGTGATAACCACAGTTCCAGAACGAGTAAAGCATATAGTAGAACTGTCCCATTAATCCCGGACCGATCCGGATCTGCCAGAAGTGAGTCTATGAATGTATCGTCCACATACGATCGCACTATGGCGCTGGGGGTTCCGATAGTATCAACAAGGAGGGGTCGCAATTCATGCTTCAGCCATCCGGATAGGGGCGGCTCGAAACCTCGCTTGCTTCCGCGAATGACCTCCTCCGGTAGCAATCCTGCGTACGCATTTCTCAGGATCGCTTTGGTACGGCCGAATCTGATTTTGTAGGCATCGGGAAGTGTGGCGGCGAACTCTGCCAATTCGTGGTCAAGAAGCGGTGAACGGGCCTCAAGAGAAGAGGCCATCGCAGCCATATCCATTTTCACGAGCAAGTCGCTTGCCAGTAAAACACGAACATCCATGGACATCACATCGTCAAGGGATGCGCAATTCTCACAGTTGACCTGGTTCAACAATTCTTCCGTCCATCGATTTTTGGATTTCAACCACACGCTGTCCTTTTGCTCTCCTGCGAGCATATCCAGTGTCCAGACCAGATATCGGGAACCACCGGTGCAGGCCCAGCCTCGAATCGTCCTGGCCGCAAAGCCGGCAAGAGATCGTCGATTTCCGGGGAACATCTGTGTTAATCGTCCAAACGTTCTCAGGAGAGATCCGGGCATCAGCGAAAACGCTGCCCCATAGCGAAGTGCCAGGTATCGGCGATATCCGGCAAAAAGCTCATCGCCTCCATCACCGTTAAGAACTACTTTGACATGCTCGGAAGCGAGTTTTGAGATCCTCAATGATGGAATCGCACTGGGGTCCGCAAAGGGCTGATCGTACACGCGCACAACATCCTGAACATCTCGAAGAGGATCTACATCGAGATCGAGCAGCGTATTCTGCACGCCAAGATACTCCGAAGTCCGACGCGCCACAGACGATTCATCGAGAGAGCTGCCGGGCATGCGAACCGTAAACGTTCGCAAAGATGCTCCAAGAGCACGGGCCGCTTCATAAGCCACGATTGACGAATCCATTCCACCGGACAGAAATACTCCAAGGGGCACATCGCTCCGAAGGCGCAATTTCACGGCTTCGCTCATGAGATTCCGGCAGCGGTCCAAAAGGTAGTGATACGGTTCACGGGTCTTGGGCGAGTATGAAAGTGTCCAGTATTTCCGTCTCAGGCTTTCTCGCCCGTCAAATGTCATCCAGGAGCCCGGCTCAAGGGCATACACGTTGTCAAAAATCGTGGACGGCTGAGGAATGCACCCGAGAGACAAATAATCGAAAATGCCTTGGTCCCGTACAGACCAGGTCGATCCAACCTGATGAGCGAGCACCCTTAAGGCCTTCAATTCTGATGCGAACAACAACCGATCTTTTGTGATGCTGTAGTATAAAGGTTTCTTTCCGAAGCGATCCCGGGCAACAAAGAGTTGTCGGTTTAGGGAATCCCACAGCGCAAAGGCGAACATGCCCCGCAGCTTTCTGCACATCTCCGTACCCTGTTGCTCATAAAGGTGGACCAGGACTTCCGTATCGGTTCGAGTTCGGAAGATGTGGCCGCCAGCCAGCAGAGATTCCGTTAGTTCGAGGTAGTTATAGATCTCTCCATTGAACACCACAACGATAGAGCCGTCTTCATTGAAGACCGGTTGCTTCCCGCTCTCCAGGTCGATGATCGACAAACGGCGGTTCCCCAAAAACACGTTTTCCCCGACAAACGAGCCGCTCTCGTCCGGGCCGCGATGCCGTATCGTATCGAGAGACGCTTCGATACACCGGGGATCGAGTCCTCCGGGAACCCACCCGCCTACAATTCCGCACATGTTCTTTTTGTCCGAAAGTAACATCCGGAAACCTTTTCTGTAAAAAGGTTCCCAGATCTTATCTTTTTTAATGCAGATCCGTTTTAGGCAAACCGGCCGGATCAACCGCGAATTTCGCGATTTTCGCCATGATACTCTGATAGTTGATGCGAGTCGCAGCATGTACCCATGAATTCCTCCATGGTTGCATGCCCTTCCTGCGTAAGCCCTTTTCCCGAGATTACCATCAGCAAAGTCCTTGCAAGAATCCGGAAATCGAGCCAAAGGGACCAGTGGTCCACGTACCAGACATCCAGCCGGAACTTCTCCTCCCATGAGAGTGCATTGCGGCCGTTTACCTGAGCCCATCCGGTGATGCCCGGTTTGACTTCATGCCGTCTCATCTGTTCGGGAGTGTATCTATCGAGATACTGCATGAGCAGCGGTCTCGGCCCCACAATGCTCAAATCGCCTTTCAGCACGTTCCACAGTTGAGGCAGTTCGTCGAGGCTGAATCGCCTGATTGTACTGCCTATCCCGGTAAGACGCTGGGAATCGGGAAGAAGACGCCCTCCCCGGTCTCGCGCGTCGGTCATGGTTCTGAACTTCAGGAGGGTAAAGGGTTTGGCGCGCAGCCCCGGTCTCTTCTGCCTGAAAAGCACGGGAGATCCCAAGCTGAATCTCACAACCAGCCCAGTCACAAGTATGATCGGAGAAGCGACGACAAGCCCGGCAGCCGATAAGAAGATATCGAGAAGTCGTTTTACGGCCGAACGCATTGAAAGAAGCCCGGTCAATTCTTGTGAGCGGAAACGAATAACCCGCCGCTCATCGGGATTATATCCGCAGTATGGAAATATGGGCGAACCATTCGCTGAATCTGATGGGAGGTGTAATAGTAAATGGGGCATCTTCGGATCCAATTGTAACGGATCTTTCGATGAAACCCTCGAAATGCGCTGTACGTCGGAAAAGTGCAGATGAATACTCGAGAAGTCAGACGTGCTGCAATGTTGATAACCGACTCCGCATCCGCAATGTAATCGAATAATCCTATGGCAAGAACTATGTCGAACGGTTCGTGAAAAGCTAATGTTCGCACATCCCCTTGCCTGAACGAACAAACATTCTCTACTCCCATATTTTTCGCCATGACCCGGGAAAACTCTATCATCGAAGGAGCGAAATCAACTCCGACGACTCGAGCGGCGCCACGCTTGGCAAATTCGATACTGTACCGCCCGGTTCCGCAACCCATTTCCAGAACGGTCGATCCGGGAATATGTCCGCATTTCTCGAAGGTGAGCTCGTACCTCTGGAATAGTCCCTTTCGCATAATCCGGTTGAATGCATAGCGGAGACGATTTTCGTGGGAATACAATGCATCCCATTGGTCAGGAACGGAGTCAAAATAGACTTTCGCTCCCTCAGACGGAGAGTTCATGCGCCAGCACCTCTTTGAAAGAAGCGAACTTGAATTCCGTGAGCAATGCCGTGAATTTCCGGGGAACTCGCCGAAGCAGCAGGTTGTATTTGCATTCAGTCTTGAAAACCTTCATCCCTGAGCCACCATTGTCGGGGACGCGAAGCGCTGAAGGGCTAAATTCGTACGGATGGCAATAGAATACGAAAGGAAAGCCTTTGTTGTTTATGGTTCTCAGCAGTCTTCGCATAAGCGGGTACGGCATGAGTCTGAAGTAGCTCCCACCCGTGAGAATTCTATGGGTGAGGAACGAGACCGTCGAAGGTGGGATTTCTATGATGGATTTGCCTGCACTGAGCTTCGGGATTGTTCTCTCGGAGGCTGGCGGATATGCGTTTCCAGTCGGAAGGATACTGCTGTCGTACCGAATGCCTTCGGCCGCAAGCGATTCAATCGCCCAGGACATTGACTGACTGAGGCTGAATTCCGGTGCTCTGAAGCCTATAACTTTTTCGCGGGTAATGGATTCCAGCAAACTAACCGATTTCCGGATTTCCTCGCGAAATTGCGGAGGTGCCATACGGTCGAGCACAGTATGGCTGTACCCGTGAGTCGCTATTTCGTGACCGAGGCCGTGAATGCTCTTTACCAGCTCGGGAAACGCTTCTGCAATGTTTCCCAGTACGAAGAATGTCGCTTTGATGCCCTTGGCCTCGAAGATCTCCAGCAGACGATTCGTCGCTTCTATAACATTTTCGGAGCACTGAATGGTCCGGCCGGTCAGCCTCCTGTAAACGAGTTGCTCCCAGCATTCCAGGTCTACTGACATGACATTCAGGACCGGCCCCACACGCGGGTGATTCAGAGCCTCACGGTTAAGGTTCGTTTGCGGTTGATGCCGGTTCATAGCCGGGCCGAAGCTCCTCTGTCAGAATACCGGACTGTTTTAAGAGATGAACGTATTCTTCAAATACAGCATTCCAGACGAATTGGGGTCGGAAATCTTTCAAGACCCGTTCCCTCGCACTGTGTCCGTGTCGGACACACAAAGCAGGATCTCGCAGATAGGTGATTACTGCTTCAGCCATTTCGTTGATATTTCCGGGTTCTACAAGAATGCCGGTCGATCCGTTCACCACCGCGTCTACACACCCGGTGACTTTCGTCGCGACCACCGGAATCTCCATGGCTGCGGCTTCAAGGGGCACATTCGGGAATCCTTCAGATTCCGTGGGGAATATTACGACATCGATCATGTCATAGTACAAAGGAAGATCTTCATTCTTGACGAAACCCGGCATCCGGACCCGTGGATCGTTTCTGAAGAGTTTCATTGTCTCGAAATCGACAGGAGCCTGTTTTTCCTCAGAACCGACGAGCAGGAGGACAGCTTCATTACACTGCTCTCTTATCGAAAGCCATGCGCTTGCCAGGTCGGCAATACCTTTTCCCGAGACAAGGCGTCCGATAAATCCGACCACTCGCACTTCGTCTGAAATGTGGAGTTTGTCTCTGATCTCACGTGCACGCGTGCGGTCCATCAGTGCGGGATTGAAGCGGTGTTCGGCATCGACTCCGTTGCTGCTCCCGTTTGCAAGCACTTTTATTTTCCCCGGGCGGCAGAGTTTTTCGGCAATCATCACTTCTGAAACGGATGGGCTGACCGAAATGACCTGCCCGGCACATCGGCATGCAAGCCATTCCAACAACTTCAGAATGTTCCGCATGAGCCCGGTCCTGCGATCGATCATGACTCCACGGAGCGTGTAAATTCGGATGGGTACCCGTACCAGCCATGCGGCGATCATCGCAAGAGGTCCTGCTTTGCTGGTCGAAGAATGCACAATGTGAGGCTTCAAGCGCATAAAGAGACGCATTAGTAGAGCAAGGGATACGAGATCCTTCAGCGGAGACGGCTCACGCTGAAATGGAATGGGAAATACGTCTATCTCGTCTCTTTGGGCAACATCCTCCAGCTCAGCTCCCGGAGAAGCAGCAGCCATCACGGTGAATCCGCGCGATTTGACGTAATCGATCTGGCCTCTCATAAAGAGTTTTAGAGTGATGGGAACCGTGCACACATGAAGAAGTCGAGGTCTCATGAGGTCAATTCGTCGGTATCTCTGTGCGATTCTTCAAATTTCTGCGAAAAGCCAGATACGCGGTGAATGTTGGAGAGGAGTAGAATCTGCTGTCAAGATCGGGTCTCTCAATGGGGTCCGGGACAGACGAGCCGATCCGTGAGAGCAAATCGACTGCCATGTGGATTCCAACTGCATGCTGCTTCAAGGCAAGAGTCCGGGGAGTATCCGAAGATTCCGGTTCAATGGTCGACTGAGCGAGAATGGCCCCTGTATCCAGTCCCCTGTCAATGAGATGCACGGTTGTACCCACATTTTCCCAGTCATTATTTGCCACTGCCCAGAATGCGCCGTGATTGCCGCGATACCGAGGCGTGATTCCGCAATGAATATTCATCACGGGAATCCGGCCGAATGCCTCAAGGAGAGGCGAACCAATAACCGACACCCCGGACACCACTACTGCGTCCGATCTGGTTTGGCTTATAAAATCAAGCACTT
The sequence above is a segment of the Desulfomonile tiedjei DSM 6799 genome. Coding sequences within it:
- a CDS encoding formyl transferase is translated as MNPESPRVMILACCGAPQYALINAIAQRFPVSGVVLERRGPVLAGIFLKRLKKLGFSTILNQLLFKVLDFVVFRPGTIARSEEILAQEIKLPDDLLPESRVLKTNAVNSPEVLDFISQTRSDAVVVSGVSVIGSPLLEAFGRIPVMNIHCGITPRYRGNHGAFWAVANNDWENVGTTVHLIDRGLDTGAILAQSTIEPESSDTPRTLALKQHAVGIHMAVDLLSRIGSSVPDPIERPDLDSRFYSSPTFTAYLAFRRNLKNRTEIPTN
- a CDS encoding glycosyltransferase family 4 protein, which encodes MRPRLLHVCTVPITLKLFMRGQIDYVKSRGFTVMAAASPGAELEDVAQRDEIDVFPIPFQREPSPLKDLVSLALLMRLFMRLKPHIVHSSTSKAGPLAMIAAWLVRVPIRIYTLRGVMIDRRTGLMRNILKLLEWLACRCAGQVISVSPSVSEVMIAEKLCRPGKIKVLANGSSNGVDAEHRFNPALMDRTRAREIRDKLHISDEVRVVGFIGRLVSGKGIADLASAWLSIREQCNEAVLLLVGSEEKQAPVDFETMKLFRNDPRVRMPGFVKNEDLPLYYDMIDVVIFPTESEGFPNVPLEAAAMEIPVVATKVTGCVDAVVNGSTGILVEPGNINEMAEAVITYLRDPALCVRHGHSARERVLKDFRPQFVWNAVFEEYVHLLKQSGILTEELRPGYEPASTANEP